In one window of Blastopirellula marina DNA:
- a CDS encoding carboxypeptidase-like regulatory domain-containing protein, with protein sequence MKLPYVLTSRLATTTLAAIALIGLTGCGSGAGVAPVSGTVTLDGQPLANALVSFYPQEEGKRFSTGTTDASGRYELVYTNDQHGAAIGKHTVKITTATVQGEGGPARPPKEKLPAKYNDESKLIVDVTSGSNDSTNFDLQSK encoded by the coding sequence ATGAAACTCCCCTACGTGTTAACAAGTCGCCTCGCAACGACAACCTTGGCCGCGATTGCATTGATCGGGCTGACAGGCTGCGGTTCAGGGGCAGGCGTTGCGCCTGTATCCGGCACGGTGACGCTGGACGGGCAACCGTTGGCGAATGCTTTGGTCTCGTTCTATCCGCAAGAAGAAGGAAAGCGATTCTCTACCGGCACGACCGATGCCAGTGGCCGTTACGAACTGGTCTATACCAATGACCAGCATGGCGCGGCCATCGGCAAGCATACCGTCAAAATCACGACGGCTACCGTGCAAGGGGAAGGCGGCCCTGCTCGGCCCCCCAAAGAGAAGCTGCCGGCGAAGTACAACGACGAATCGAAGCTGATCGTCGACGTGACTTCTGGCTCGAACGATAGCACGAACTTCGACCTGCAATCGAAGTAA
- a CDS encoding DUF1559 domain-containing protein, with amino-acid sequence MIPVAQSRSLQRGFTLVELLVVIAIIGVLIALLLPAVQQAREAARRMTCSNKLRQVGIALHNYHDTYGKLPPGRVSTNRISWQVQILPQIEQNSLFEAISTVGAFNQPWENVAAMTNTGTPPLAKTIVDAYICPSDTGDGINERLGTSPNQFGKSNYVGVFSAYYNPTDPTATNNAGGTDRDATFYDNSKVKFADITDGLSNTVIVAERRTGKSSGPAGSLWVGNHTGFGGAITVWEFQIRLRMERVSNDTDYNINGNSVYNPSSNHPGGAQFLNGDASVVFLPETINLRTQAALGTIDGGEVIPEY; translated from the coding sequence ATGATCCCTGTTGCGCAGTCCCGTTCACTCCAACGCGGTTTCACCCTGGTGGAACTTTTGGTGGTTATTGCCATCATTGGCGTTTTGATTGCGTTACTCCTTCCCGCCGTACAACAAGCCCGCGAAGCCGCTCGCCGAATGACGTGCAGCAACAAGCTGCGTCAGGTCGGCATTGCCCTGCACAACTATCACGACACCTACGGAAAGCTGCCTCCGGGTCGCGTGAGCACCAACCGGATCAGCTGGCAGGTTCAGATTCTGCCCCAAATCGAACAGAACTCGCTGTTCGAAGCGATCTCGACCGTGGGTGCATTCAATCAGCCATGGGAAAACGTCGCTGCGATGACCAACACCGGTACGCCTCCTTTGGCCAAGACGATTGTCGATGCCTATATTTGCCCATCGGACACGGGCGACGGCATCAACGAACGTCTCGGCACTTCGCCCAACCAGTTTGGCAAGTCGAACTACGTGGGTGTTTTCTCGGCATATTACAACCCAACCGACCCGACTGCCACCAACAATGCCGGCGGTACCGATCGCGATGCGACTTTTTACGACAACTCGAAGGTCAAGTTCGCCGACATCACCGACGGCTTGAGCAACACGGTCATCGTCGCCGAACGCCGCACCGGCAAGTCGTCGGGCCCAGCCGGCTCGCTTTGGGTTGGCAACCACACCGGTTTTGGCGGAGCGATTACCGTGTGGGAATTCCAGATTCGTCTGCGTATGGAACGCGTCTCGAACGATACCGATTACAATATCAACGGTAACTCGGTTTACAACCCAAGCAGCAATCACCCAGGGGGCGCTCAGTTCCTCAACGGCGACGCCAGCGTGGTCTTCCTGCCAGAAACCATCAACCTGCGTACCCAGGCAGCTTTGGGTACGATCGACGGCGGTGAAGTGATCCCCGAGTATTAA
- a CDS encoding alkene reductase — MSYHDSPLFQPYDLQGLTLRNRIAMAPMTRARAGKERIANQLMAQYYRQRAAAGLIISEATTISPQANGWNQSPGIYTSEMIQGWQQVTQAVHEEGGKIFMQLWHMGRASHSSFHDGELAVAPSAIMIDDGELQHTPNGKEPHEVPRALETDEIPGIVADYAKAAAGAKEAGFDGVEIHSANGYLLDEFLQSKTNHRTDQYGGSIENRYRILDEVVQAIRQVWPEERIGVRLSPNGAFNGMGSPDFREQFLYVAKQLNQYRLAYLHVMDGTQFGFHSLGEPMMLPEFRQVFDGPLMGNVAYTRESGEQAIARGDADLIAYGRPFISNPDLVERFAKDAPLNPAADMSDWYSPTGAAGYIDFPTLEAV, encoded by the coding sequence ATGAGCTATCACGATTCGCCGCTGTTTCAGCCATACGATTTGCAGGGACTGACACTTCGTAACCGAATTGCCATGGCTCCGATGACCAGGGCTCGTGCCGGCAAAGAGCGAATTGCCAACCAACTGATGGCCCAGTATTACCGGCAACGCGCCGCGGCGGGACTGATCATTAGCGAAGCTACCACGATCTCGCCCCAGGCCAACGGCTGGAATCAGTCGCCAGGGATTTACACCAGCGAAATGATCCAGGGGTGGCAGCAGGTTACCCAGGCCGTGCACGAAGAAGGAGGCAAGATCTTCATGCAACTGTGGCACATGGGGCGTGCCTCGCACAGCAGCTTTCATGATGGCGAGTTAGCCGTGGCACCGTCGGCCATCATGATCGACGACGGCGAACTACAGCACACGCCCAATGGGAAAGAGCCCCACGAAGTTCCCAGGGCGCTCGAGACCGACGAGATCCCCGGCATCGTTGCCGACTACGCAAAAGCCGCCGCAGGGGCCAAGGAGGCAGGCTTCGACGGGGTAGAGATTCACTCCGCCAATGGTTATCTGCTCGACGAGTTTCTGCAGTCCAAAACCAACCATCGCACTGATCAGTACGGGGGAAGCATCGAGAATCGCTACCGAATCCTTGATGAAGTTGTTCAAGCGATCCGCCAGGTATGGCCTGAAGAGCGAATCGGCGTGCGGCTATCTCCCAATGGGGCGTTCAATGGGATGGGGTCGCCTGACTTCCGCGAGCAGTTCCTATATGTTGCCAAACAGTTGAACCAATACCGCCTGGCGTACTTGCACGTGATGGACGGTACGCAATTTGGTTTCCATTCGCTGGGCGAGCCGATGATGTTGCCAGAGTTTCGTCAGGTGTTTGATGGGCCATTGATGGGCAACGTTGCCTATACCCGCGAGTCCGGCGAGCAGGCGATTGCCCGAGGCGATGCCGACTTGATTGCTTATGGCCGCCCCTTCATCAGCAACCCCGACCTGGTCGAGCGATTCGCCAAAGATGCGCCTCTCAATCCTGCGGCCGACATGAGCGATTGGTACTCGCCAACCGGGGCCGCCGGGTACATCGACTTCCCCACGCTCGAAGCCGTGTAG
- a CDS encoding serine protease, with protein MVGCRVRIVWAVLLGCFCLNDLRADETPIERWDRAVCLVEKHIDKESKQVKHEWSTAFLVSDDKQVLLVGTAHGAQATSRETTVMFRRPDGGTGEVILADLFQADGNPWRTQANSDMAVIRIEPGREPREEIRELMKLAIPLESIQTTLPRRTTPIELTGFPLGLGVKGFRAQPELSSIVICGQIASREMPFPAKWGNETVFIIQLAGAGGISGAPVFLAEESPESVTVVGMVMGYVREDSSGIMMSRIIPGRLVVDAVKASYSRFSP; from the coding sequence ATGGTCGGTTGCCGCGTTCGCATTGTTTGGGCGGTGCTTCTTGGGTGCTTTTGCCTGAACGATCTCAGGGCGGACGAGACACCAATCGAACGCTGGGACCGGGCTGTCTGCCTGGTCGAAAAGCATATCGATAAAGAAAGTAAGCAGGTAAAGCACGAGTGGTCGACGGCGTTTCTGGTCAGTGACGATAAGCAAGTTCTGTTGGTTGGAACGGCCCACGGAGCCCAGGCCACCAGCCGCGAAACGACCGTCATGTTTCGTCGCCCCGATGGTGGTACGGGCGAAGTCATCCTGGCCGATCTATTTCAAGCCGATGGCAATCCCTGGCGAACCCAAGCCAACTCGGATATGGCCGTGATACGGATTGAACCTGGCAGAGAGCCCCGCGAGGAAATTAGGGAGCTAATGAAACTGGCGATTCCACTGGAAAGCATTCAGACGACGCTACCTCGACGAACCACTCCGATCGAGCTTACCGGTTTTCCACTAGGCTTGGGGGTGAAGGGCTTCCGGGCCCAGCCTGAGTTATCATCGATCGTGATTTGCGGCCAGATTGCCTCGCGTGAAATGCCGTTCCCGGCCAAGTGGGGTAACGAGACGGTCTTCATCATTCAGCTTGCCGGAGCTGGTGGTATCAGTGGTGCACCGGTCTTCCTGGCCGAAGAGTCGCCTGAGTCGGTAACGGTGGTGGGCATGGTCATGGGGTATGTCCGCGAAGATAGCAGCGGCATCATGATGAGCCGAATCATCCCTGGGCGTCTTGTGGTCGACGCGGTGAAAGCTTCCTACTCGCGATTCTCGCCGTAA
- a CDS encoding arylsulfatase — MNRKQFMLATLCVLFLAGISQAADKPNILIIWGDDIGTWNVSHISRGMMGYQTPNIDRIAKEGLYFTDYYGQQSCTAGRAAFMGGTVPVRTGMTKVGLPGAKEGWQNSDCTIATIMKSQGYSTGQFGKNHFGDRDEHLPTNHGFDEFYGNLYHLNAQEEPENRDYPADMVLANGKTFLQTYGPRGIIKASADGKIVDTGPLTKKRMKTIDEETLAAAKDFIARQDKADKPFFCWWNATRMHFRTHVKEEHKGISGPSGNEYHDGMVEHDRHVGELLALLDDLELTDNTIVMYSTDNGPHYNTWPDAATTPFRSEKNSNWEGAYRVPCFVRWPGKIPAGEVRNGIVAHEDWMVTLAAAAGAPDIKEKLMNGVELNGRKYRNHPDGYNMLDYFMGKTKDSPRHEFIYVNDDGQIVAMRYDDWKAVFLENRGQAFEVWREPFTELRVPLLFNLRRDPFEKAQHNSNTYNDWFLDRAFVLVPMQQLAGKFLQTMAEYPPSQTPGSFNLEKIQKQIEGAAGGH, encoded by the coding sequence ATGAATCGAAAACAATTCATGCTCGCGACGCTATGCGTGCTGTTTTTGGCCGGCATAAGCCAAGCCGCCGACAAGCCGAATATCTTGATCATCTGGGGTGATGACATCGGCACCTGGAATGTGAGCCACATCAGCCGTGGCATGATGGGGTATCAAACGCCCAACATCGATCGTATCGCCAAGGAAGGTCTCTACTTCACCGATTACTACGGCCAGCAAAGCTGTACCGCAGGCCGTGCGGCATTCATGGGTGGTACCGTTCCGGTACGCACCGGCATGACCAAGGTTGGCCTGCCTGGTGCCAAAGAAGGTTGGCAGAACAGCGACTGCACGATCGCTACCATCATGAAGAGCCAAGGCTACTCCACAGGTCAGTTTGGCAAGAATCATTTCGGTGACCGTGACGAACATCTGCCTACCAACCACGGCTTCGATGAGTTCTATGGCAACCTCTATCACTTGAACGCACAAGAAGAACCAGAGAACCGCGACTACCCAGCTGACATGGTGCTGGCCAACGGCAAGACATTCCTGCAAACGTACGGCCCGCGCGGCATCATCAAAGCCTCGGCCGATGGCAAGATCGTAGACACCGGACCACTCACCAAGAAGCGCATGAAAACCATCGATGAAGAAACCCTCGCCGCTGCGAAGGACTTCATTGCCCGACAAGATAAAGCAGACAAGCCGTTTTTCTGCTGGTGGAACGCAACTCGCATGCACTTCCGTACACATGTCAAGGAAGAGCACAAAGGCATTTCCGGTCCCAGTGGCAATGAATACCACGACGGCATGGTCGAACACGATCGGCACGTGGGTGAACTGCTCGCATTGCTGGATGACCTGGAGCTTACCGACAACACCATCGTGATGTACTCGACCGATAATGGTCCCCACTACAATACGTGGCCCGACGCCGCCACGACTCCTTTCCGCAGCGAAAAGAACTCGAACTGGGAAGGTGCCTATCGCGTTCCTTGTTTCGTCCGCTGGCCCGGCAAGATCCCAGCTGGCGAAGTTCGCAACGGCATCGTCGCTCACGAAGACTGGATGGTTACCTTAGCCGCCGCAGCAGGTGCCCCAGATATCAAAGAAAAGTTAATGAACGGCGTGGAACTGAACGGTCGCAAATACCGTAACCATCCCGACGGCTACAACATGCTCGATTACTTCATGGGCAAAACCAAAGACTCACCCCGGCACGAGTTCATTTACGTCAACGACGATGGTCAAATTGTGGCTATGCGTTACGACGACTGGAAAGCTGTCTTCCTGGAAAATCGGGGACAAGCCTTCGAAGTATGGCGAGAACCATTTACCGAACTTCGTGTTCCTCTGCTGTTCAATCTCCGTCGAGACCCTTTCGAGAAGGCTCAGCACAACTCGAACACCTATAACGACTGGTTCCTCGACCGTGCGTTTGTACTGGTGCCTATGCAGCAGCTTGCCGGCAAGTTTTTGCAAACGATGGCCGAATATCCACCGAGCCAGACACCAGGCTCCTTTAACCTGGAAAAAATCCAGAAACAAATCGAAGGCGCGGCCGGCGGTCATTAG
- a CDS encoding HAD family hydrolase encodes MKWLALILLTLAPTLALGQDDPLPSWNDGPSKQSIIDFVTKVTTEGSEGFVPKYDRIAVFDNDGTLWCEAPLPLQVDYILSELKRRAPNEPKLADNEMVKAALSGDFAKLLAGKHHDGLMEILALTHSGMTTDQYDQNVRNWIKTFKDKRFGYNLPGMTYQPMQELLKYLRANGFQTFIVSGGGADFMRVFSHRIYGIPPNQVIGSNSLTKFEMIDGKPTLTKTMEQAFVDDKTGKPVGIWQFIGRKPIACFGNSDGDQAMLEYTTIANKYPSFGLLVHHTDAEREYAYDKHPPASGTLITALEVAPKYGWTVVNMKDDWKTVFVGAK; translated from the coding sequence ATGAAGTGGCTTGCGCTGATTTTACTTACCCTGGCTCCCACATTGGCCCTGGGGCAGGACGATCCACTTCCCTCGTGGAACGATGGCCCATCCAAGCAGTCGATCATTGACTTCGTGACCAAGGTCACTACCGAGGGAAGCGAAGGCTTCGTTCCCAAGTACGACCGTATCGCGGTGTTCGATAACGATGGCACCCTCTGGTGCGAGGCACCGTTGCCGCTACAGGTCGACTACATTCTCAGCGAACTTAAGCGACGCGCCCCGAATGAACCGAAGCTCGCTGACAACGAAATGGTGAAAGCCGCCTTGAGCGGAGACTTCGCAAAGCTTCTGGCCGGTAAACACCATGACGGCTTGATGGAGATCCTGGCGCTCACGCATTCCGGAATGACCACCGACCAATACGACCAGAACGTCCGCAACTGGATCAAGACCTTCAAGGACAAGCGTTTCGGCTACAATCTGCCTGGCATGACTTATCAGCCGATGCAGGAACTTTTGAAGTACCTGCGTGCCAATGGGTTCCAAACGTTTATCGTTTCGGGCGGGGGTGCCGACTTCATGCGAGTCTTTTCCCATCGTATTTACGGCATTCCACCGAATCAGGTTATCGGCTCCAACTCGCTCACCAAGTTCGAGATGATCGACGGTAAGCCAACCTTGACGAAAACGATGGAGCAGGCCTTCGTCGATGACAAAACGGGCAAACCGGTTGGTATCTGGCAGTTCATTGGCCGCAAACCGATTGCCTGCTTTGGCAACTCGGACGGCGACCAGGCCATGCTTGAGTACACGACCATCGCTAACAAGTACCCCAGCTTCGGCCTGCTCGTCCATCACACCGACGCCGAACGGGAATACGCCTACGACAAACACCCGCCTGCCAGTGGAACGCTGATCACGGCCCTAGAAGTGGCCCCCAAGTACGGCTGGACGGTGGTCAACATGAAGGACGACTGGAAGACCGTTTTTGTCGGGGCTAAATAA
- a CDS encoding PhoPQ-activated pathogenicity-related family protein, protein MTPLRILSAVATILALFHLLPTVNAQDPSDALATYMQKPDDSFAWKVRHQEKIGTCDVTELTLTSQTWKDIVWKHRLFVILPAGVPQETDAVLVVAGGSWKDEYAQPPADGKLGLPKETTLLSLYAQQIGCPIAVLLNVPQQPIFDGKKEDAIIALTFAKYIKTGESDWPLLLPMVKSATKAMDAVQAYASESLDVKIDGFTVTGASKRGWTTWLVSAVDPRVQGLAPMVIDTLKMDAQLKHQKNSYGALSQRIDDYTDLKLPELMETAEGQKLRRIVDPYHYLPQIKQPKVIFLGTNDSFWTVDSLNLYWDDVEGDKFIVYVPNADHDLANDWGRIFGGLRALRRHVDEQKELPNLKWDYITAGGDVPLKLAVSPGEKAAVVHLWTAESPTRDFRKAKWTSQVLPRDEFGTATTKLTPPAEGYRATFAEVVYAHDKVPLYLSTTIRVLGAND, encoded by the coding sequence GTGACGCCTCTTCGCATCCTTTCAGCCGTTGCCACCATTCTTGCCCTCTTTCACCTTCTACCCACGGTTAATGCCCAGGATCCCTCGGATGCGTTGGCTACCTACATGCAGAAGCCGGACGACAGCTTTGCCTGGAAGGTCCGACACCAAGAGAAAATCGGCACGTGCGACGTCACCGAGTTGACGCTTACGTCGCAGACCTGGAAGGATATCGTATGGAAACACCGGCTGTTTGTCATTCTGCCGGCGGGCGTTCCCCAGGAAACGGACGCCGTGCTGGTCGTCGCTGGGGGTTCATGGAAGGATGAATACGCTCAGCCACCAGCGGATGGCAAGCTTGGCCTACCGAAAGAGACCACACTCCTTTCGCTATATGCCCAGCAAATCGGCTGCCCGATCGCCGTGCTGCTGAACGTTCCGCAGCAGCCGATCTTCGACGGCAAGAAGGAAGACGCCATCATTGCGTTAACCTTCGCCAAGTACATCAAGACAGGCGAAAGTGATTGGCCGCTGCTACTGCCGATGGTCAAAAGCGCCACCAAAGCCATGGATGCCGTTCAGGCCTACGCCAGCGAAAGCCTGGACGTCAAGATCGATGGCTTTACCGTCACGGGTGCTTCTAAGCGAGGGTGGACCACGTGGCTCGTCTCGGCGGTTGACCCTCGCGTTCAAGGCTTGGCTCCGATGGTAATCGACACGCTGAAGATGGACGCGCAACTCAAGCATCAAAAGAATTCGTACGGCGCACTTTCGCAACGCATCGACGACTATACCGATCTGAAACTTCCTGAGTTGATGGAAACGGCGGAAGGCCAGAAGCTTCGCCGCATCGTCGATCCGTATCATTACCTCCCCCAGATCAAGCAGCCCAAGGTTATCTTCCTAGGAACGAACGATTCATTCTGGACGGTCGACTCGCTGAACCTGTACTGGGATGACGTCGAAGGAGACAAGTTCATCGTCTACGTTCCCAACGCCGACCACGACCTGGCCAACGACTGGGGCCGCATCTTTGGCGGCCTGCGCGCCCTGCGACGACACGTTGACGAGCAGAAGGAACTTCCCAACCTGAAATGGGACTACATCACCGCCGGTGGTGATGTTCCCTTGAAGCTCGCGGTTTCCCCCGGCGAGAAAGCTGCCGTGGTTCACTTGTGGACGGCCGAGTCCCCCACACGCGACTTCCGCAAAGCCAAATGGACCAGCCAGGTTCTGCCGCGTGACGAGTTCGGAACCGCCACCACCAAGCTCACCCCGCCAGCCGAAGGCTACCGTGCTACGTTCGCGGAAGTGGTGTACGCCCACGACAAGGTGCCACTTTACTTGAGCACCACGATTCGGGTGTTAGGAGCGAACGATTAA
- a CDS encoding HEAT repeat domain-containing protein has translation MPSRREQTKQWLTEVIEPRCPELLPEIHAVMDAADSIDQRGTVSDTDLAAIVHGARSARRPLYEYTVDIVAGLAADYQEVQAVVMELAEDKSAQVRFNAVLCLGKRTPSELCERVLRRGFVDRSTKVRRKAADWMLRLRMSSLLPDLEEAMSLESDEKVRSAMEFTLGLVRDRYLLRPSGDGYSIVIQSGGIIGQSITQQQLDDEGIEAIVQRLYREQE, from the coding sequence ATGCCATCACGCCGCGAACAAACGAAACAATGGCTGACCGAGGTCATCGAGCCTCGCTGTCCTGAATTACTGCCGGAAATTCATGCTGTGATGGATGCGGCAGATAGCATTGATCAGCGAGGAACTGTATCGGACACAGATCTTGCTGCCATTGTCCACGGCGCACGTAGTGCTCGTCGCCCTTTGTACGAATACACGGTTGATATCGTCGCTGGCCTTGCCGCAGACTATCAGGAAGTTCAAGCCGTTGTCATGGAGTTGGCCGAGGATAAGTCCGCCCAAGTACGCTTCAATGCGGTACTCTGCCTGGGGAAGAGAACACCGTCCGAATTGTGCGAGCGAGTCCTACGCAGAGGATTCGTTGATCGAAGCACCAAGGTACGACGCAAGGCGGCAGACTGGATGCTTCGACTTCGCATGTCGTCGCTATTGCCTGATTTGGAAGAGGCTATGTCGCTTGAGTCCGACGAGAAGGTACGCTCCGCAATGGAGTTCACCTTGGGACTGGTCCGAGACAGATACCTTCTTCGGCCAAGTGGCGATGGCTACAGCATCGTGATTCAATCGGGGGGAATCATTGGACAAAGCATTACCCAGCAGCAACTCGATGACGAAGGCATCGAGGCTATTGTGCAAAGACTCTATCGCGAACAAGAATAG
- a CDS encoding magnesium-dependent phosphatase-1: MSIPRLIVFDLDFTLWDCGGTWCDCLSPPFRVNGKRIEDRTGRLVRLYDDVHEILAHCDDHAITLALASRTEKPTWARELLSHLDITHRFAFAEIYPSSKLRHFAALQKDSGFAYEEMLFFDDEMRNIHEVGGLGVTSIYVRDGMTADLFHSSLNEFADRQNPHRG; encoded by the coding sequence GTGTCTATTCCCCGCTTGATTGTGTTTGATCTCGACTTCACCCTGTGGGACTGTGGGGGGACCTGGTGCGACTGTTTGAGTCCTCCGTTCCGCGTGAACGGAAAGCGGATTGAAGATCGTACAGGTCGGCTCGTGCGGCTGTACGATGACGTGCATGAGATCCTCGCGCACTGCGACGATCACGCTATCACTCTTGCGTTGGCTTCCCGCACCGAGAAGCCCACTTGGGCACGCGAGTTACTCAGTCACTTGGACATCACACATCGATTCGCCTTCGCCGAGATCTATCCGTCCTCGAAGCTGCGGCACTTCGCTGCACTGCAGAAAGATAGTGGTTTTGCCTACGAGGAGATGCTCTTCTTCGATGATGAGATGCGCAACATTCACGAAGTGGGTGGACTAGGGGTGACGAGCATCTACGTGCGTGACGGTATGACGGCCGATCTGTTCCATTCGAGCCTGAATGAATTCGCCGACAGACAGAATCCTCATCGAGGTTAG
- a CDS encoding carboxypeptidase regulatory-like domain-containing protein, whose amino-acid sequence MSKTINRSQAAFAFSLLLATVGCMGGSSEHGHVTGTLTINGSPVQDAVVTFAPAEGGRSAIAVTQSDGTYELNYTPGVKGAKVGVNNVRITTYVAPELDDNKRVVNPGVAERLPPKYSRGQEISVEVKPGDNTFDFAVEADKDKYPPPPQ is encoded by the coding sequence ATGAGTAAGACCATCAACCGCAGCCAGGCTGCGTTCGCGTTTTCACTGCTGCTGGCCACCGTGGGCTGTATGGGTGGCAGTAGCGAGCATGGTCACGTGACGGGAACGTTGACCATCAACGGAAGTCCTGTCCAAGACGCGGTAGTCACGTTCGCGCCTGCGGAAGGAGGACGTTCGGCCATCGCTGTCACCCAGAGTGATGGCACCTACGAACTCAACTACACCCCAGGTGTGAAGGGTGCCAAGGTAGGCGTCAACAACGTACGAATCACCACCTACGTTGCGCCTGAACTCGACGATAACAAACGCGTGGTGAACCCAGGCGTGGCTGAGCGTCTGCCGCCGAAGTACAGTCGCGGACAAGAGATATCGGTCGAGGTCAAGCCAGGCGATAATACGTTCGATTTCGCTGTCGAAGCGGACAAAGACAAGTACCCGCCGCCACCGCAATAA
- a CDS encoding DUF1559 domain-containing protein yields the protein MFRYALRKRGFTLVELLVVIAIIGVLIALLLPAVQQAREAARRMQCTNNLKQIGIAMHNFHDTYKKIVPMSTEDYGTEDTHGNWGWAVDLMPFLELSNNYDALNPSYGNDKNSYWPYNNTSPKNILHNAVTNATLLAIMQQPVDAFMCPSTAGPELNESKPIPYNSGNGTTYLARSDYLVANDADQITRDKCDGTFVWTRYDAPITFASVTDGLSNTIFVGERCYTLGGELIGSGVVYGHAGNNDGSGSGATTTGFFYVAGSGLLPINSTTGASNGHRQGFASNHPGGANFVLGDGSVRFIAETIDHNTDDAANSTFENLLQRNDGVPLSNF from the coding sequence ATGTTCCGTTACGCGCTTCGGAAACGTGGTTTTACTCTCGTGGAGCTCTTGGTGGTGATCGCCATTATCGGTGTGCTGATTGCCCTGTTGTTACCGGCCGTGCAGCAGGCTCGCGAAGCCGCTCGGCGAATGCAGTGCACCAACAATCTGAAACAGATTGGCATCGCGATGCACAACTTCCACGATACCTACAAGAAAATCGTCCCCATGAGTACAGAAGACTACGGGACTGAGGATACCCACGGTAACTGGGGCTGGGCCGTCGACCTGATGCCGTTTTTAGAGTTGAGCAACAACTACGATGCTTTGAATCCGTCCTATGGCAACGACAAGAACAGCTACTGGCCGTACAACAACACTTCCCCCAAAAACATTCTGCACAATGCGGTGACCAACGCGACGCTGCTGGCGATCATGCAGCAACCGGTCGACGCGTTCATGTGCCCCTCGACGGCTGGGCCAGAGCTGAACGAATCGAAGCCGATTCCTTACAACAGCGGCAACGGCACGACCTACCTGGCTCGCTCCGACTATCTGGTTGCCAACGATGCCGACCAAATCACGCGCGACAAGTGTGACGGTACGTTTGTTTGGACGCGGTACGATGCGCCAATTACCTTCGCCAGCGTGACCGACGGTTTGTCGAATACGATTTTCGTAGGCGAACGCTGCTATACTCTGGGGGGAGAACTGATTGGTAGTGGGGTCGTTTATGGCCACGCCGGAAACAACGACGGTTCCGGTAGTGGAGCCACGACGACCGGGTTCTTCTACGTCGCGGGTAGTGGTTTGCTGCCGATCAACTCGACCACTGGTGCTTCCAATGGGCATCGCCAAGGCTTCGCCTCGAATCACCCAGGGGGTGCTAATTTCGTGTTGGGGGATGGCTCGGTTCGTTTTATCGCTGAGACGATAGATCACAACACCGACGATGCCGCCAACAGCACGTTCGAGAACCTACTTCAACGCAACGACGGCGTGCCGCTGAGCAACTTCTAA